A genomic region of Herbaspirillum sp. DW155 contains the following coding sequences:
- the coxB gene encoding cytochrome c oxidase subunit II: MKLAKRLQSLTLGASLLAAGLPAWAVVDSPGGPAVRQMNFQPPVTKIAEQIYDLHILMLIICLVIFVAVFGVMFYSIIKHRKSLGHKAATFHESTTVEIAWTVVPFLIVIGMALPATKTVVAMKDTSNADLTIKVTGMQWKWGYDYLKGDGEGISFLSSLATPREQVTDPSLKKNDNYLIEVDNPVVVPVNKKVRLVTTANDVIHSWTIPAFGVKQDAIPGFVRDTWFRAEKIGTYRGQCVELCGKDHAFMPIVVNVVSEDDYKKWVDGKKKEMAAKADDPNKVWTVDELKQRGEKVYAANCVACHQATGKGVPGAFPALDGSAVVNGPKDGQIHILLNGKNAMPAWKGVLNDTEIAAVITYTRNNWSNKAQENIVQPAEVLAARK; this comes from the coding sequence ATGAAACTTGCGAAGCGCCTTCAATCCTTGACCCTCGGTGCCTCGCTGCTGGCGGCCGGCTTGCCGGCCTGGGCAGTGGTGGACAGCCCGGGGGGGCCGGCCGTGCGGCAGATGAATTTCCAGCCACCGGTGACCAAGATCGCCGAGCAGATCTATGACCTGCACATCCTGATGCTGATCATCTGTCTGGTCATCTTCGTGGCCGTGTTCGGCGTCATGTTCTATTCCATCATCAAGCACCGCAAGTCGCTCGGCCACAAGGCCGCCACCTTCCACGAAAGCACGACCGTGGAAATCGCCTGGACCGTGGTGCCTTTCCTGATCGTCATCGGCATGGCCCTGCCGGCCACCAAGACGGTGGTGGCGATGAAGGACACCTCCAATGCCGACCTCACCATCAAGGTCACCGGCATGCAGTGGAAATGGGGATATGACTATCTGAAGGGCGATGGTGAAGGTATCTCCTTCCTCTCCAGCCTGGCCACGCCGCGCGAGCAGGTCACCGATCCGAGCCTGAAGAAAAACGACAACTACCTGATCGAAGTGGACAATCCGGTGGTGGTGCCCGTCAACAAGAAGGTGCGCCTGGTGACCACCGCCAATGACGTGATCCACTCCTGGACCATCCCCGCCTTCGGCGTGAAGCAGGATGCGATTCCCGGCTTCGTGCGCGATACCTGGTTCCGCGCCGAGAAGATCGGCACCTATCGCGGCCAGTGCGTGGAGCTGTGCGGCAAGGATCATGCCTTCATGCCCATCGTGGTCAACGTGGTCAGCGAAGACGACTACAAGAAATGGGTCGACGGCAAGAAGAAGGAAATGGCCGCCAAGGCCGATGATCCCAACAAGGTCTGGACGGTCGACGAATTGAAGCAGCGCGGCGAGAAGGTCTATGCCGCCAACTGCGTGGCCTGCCATCAGGCCACCGGCAAGGGTGTGCCGGGTGCCTTCCCGGCGCTCGATGGCAGTGCCGTGGTCAACGGTCCCAAGGATGGCCAGATCCACATCCTGCTCAACGGCAAGAACGCCATGCCGGCCTGGAAGGGTGTGCTCAACGACACCGAGATTGCCGCCGTCATCACCTACACGCGCAACAACTGGTCCAACAAGGCCCAGGAAAACATCGTGCAGCCGGCCGAAGTGCTGGCCGCCCGCAAGTAA